From the genome of Candidatus Poribacteria bacterium, one region includes:
- a CDS encoding Ldh family oxidoreductase: protein MHISVADARELAETFLIKSEMSETDAAIIADILLEAELRGRKTHGFIRLTGIKNRYAQAERTDIQVDKEEGLCVRMDGGNQPGYLVAYRAMELAIERARRNGASIVGVYNTSHCGMAGYYVDMARKADVVGLLFADCLPRITPEGGTEALLGTNPIAVGIPSNTVPLLFDMSTAAITNGDLLVAMRDGIAIPEGLAFDTTGKSTTNADAALKGSVRPFGGHKGFGLALVTQILAGVLVNAATIPPPGTNYGLLIIVIDPTSFVPLAQFKTEVDRLIACVKENRTESGVTEILIPGERAYRQRDTHLADGIYFDDALLSQFT, encoded by the coding sequence GTGCATATTTCCGTTGCTGATGCGCGAGAACTCGCGGAAACCTTTTTAATAAAAAGTGAGATGTCCGAAACCGATGCCGCGATTATCGCCGATATTCTATTGGAAGCCGAACTCCGCGGGCGAAAAACACATGGCTTTATTCGCTTAACTGGAATTAAGAACCGTTATGCGCAGGCCGAAAGAACTGACATTCAGGTTGACAAGGAAGAGGGACTCTGCGTCCGGATGGATGGTGGTAACCAACCCGGCTATCTTGTTGCCTATCGGGCAATGGAACTTGCAATTGAACGCGCGAGGCGCAACGGCGCGAGCATCGTTGGCGTTTACAATACATCACACTGTGGCATGGCGGGATATTATGTTGATATGGCGCGAAAAGCGGATGTCGTTGGATTGCTTTTTGCGGATTGTCTGCCCCGCATTACACCCGAAGGTGGCACGGAGGCTCTCTTAGGAACAAATCCGATCGCTGTCGGAATCCCATCTAATACAGTACCACTCCTATTTGATATGTCTACCGCTGCGATCACTAATGGCGATCTGCTCGTCGCTATGCGAGATGGTATCGCAATCCCTGAAGGACTTGCATTTGATACAACGGGTAAGTCGACAACCAATGCTGATGCAGCATTGAAGGGGAGTGTCCGTCCGTTTGGTGGTCATAAAGGGTTTGGACTTGCACTCGTAACGCAAATCCTAGCGGGGGTCTTGGTCAACGCCGCGACAATTCCGCCGCCCGGCACCAATTACGGTCTACTTATTATTGTGATAGATCCGACAAGCTTTGTGCCGTTGGCGCAATTCAAAACAGAAGTTGATAGGCTCATCGCATGTGTCAAGGAAAATCGAACGGAATCAGGGGTTACGGAAATTCTGATCCCTGGTGAGCGAGCTTACCGTCAACGGGATACCCATCTCGCTGACGGTATTTATTTTGACGACGCGCTTTTGAGTCAATTCACTTAA